The following proteins are co-located in the Spirosoma montaniterrae genome:
- the gldC gene encoding gliding motility protein GldC, translating to MKKSDINFSVELDHENVPEKIYWDATDNPNEGLSDTRAIAIALWDHYHNSTLKIDLWTKEMEVVDMKRFIIEMMSGLADTAVNATGDKKMATDIENTCRILSKRLEEEIKEQNKQQ from the coding sequence ATGAAGAAGTCCGATATCAATTTCTCCGTCGAGTTAGATCACGAAAACGTTCCTGAAAAAATCTACTGGGATGCTACTGATAACCCCAACGAAGGCTTGAGCGATACCCGCGCTATTGCTATTGCCCTCTGGGATCACTACCACAACAGCACGCTCAAAATCGACCTTTGGACCAAAGAGATGGAAGTGGTCGATATGAAACGCTTCATTATCGAAATGATGAGTGGCTTAGCCGACACGGCTGTAAATGCGACGGGCGATAAAAAAATGGCAACCGACATTGAGAATACCTGCCGCATTCTAAGCAAGCGTCTGGAAGAAGAGATCAAAGAGCAGAACAAACAGCAGTAA
- a CDS encoding HlyD family efflux transporter periplasmic adaptor subunit, translating to MITDRIDELADYSEQVRDVLTRPPSGLIRRGTGLVVLVVGLLVGTASWIRYPDTLTGPVVLTTTPHSQPVIVRINGRLGRIIAKDNQVVKKGYPLAEIENTTRLVNVSRLHQLKAAAYRFLRNPRVPLKNATDTTTFGDIQPEVNTLTVACRQYHRLVSDGYVSERLALLNREIKQYQQLIAVNSKQAQLNGLELENAEKKYRMDKRLFNEKVYSQAELLASENEYLRRKREAEEYQKVLIQNKLQLAAKEKEQLELQQQQTQQIRTTSDNIRQALQNIENLLQTWQQTYLLTAPAAGRLHYLQTLEELQAIRAGDSLFAIVPQHRPIVGMASLSAANRGKLQVGQKVIIRLTDYPFTEYGVLRGKVETIHQSSSRTRCRIAITLPNQLISSYHKKLAYRYEMPGTAEVITEDLSLLQRVLFGLRKLIAPDH from the coding sequence ATGATAACCGACCGTATCGATGAATTGGCCGATTACAGCGAACAGGTACGCGACGTACTGACCCGGCCACCATCGGGCCTGATTCGGCGCGGCACGGGCTTAGTTGTTTTAGTTGTCGGCTTATTGGTCGGTACGGCTTCCTGGATTCGCTACCCCGATACCTTAACTGGCCCGGTTGTGCTTACTACTACGCCACACTCACAGCCCGTTATCGTCAGAATAAACGGTCGGCTGGGGCGAATAATAGCTAAAGACAATCAGGTAGTTAAGAAAGGATATCCGTTAGCTGAAATCGAGAATACAACCCGGTTAGTTAATGTTTCCCGGCTTCATCAACTGAAAGCAGCCGCTTATCGGTTTCTGCGAAACCCACGAGTGCCGTTAAAAAACGCTACGGATACAACCACGTTTGGTGACATTCAACCCGAAGTAAATACGCTTACCGTAGCTTGCCGACAGTACCATCGTTTAGTGTCTGATGGCTACGTGTCCGAACGGCTGGCACTACTCAACCGCGAAATAAAGCAGTACCAGCAACTGATTGCGGTTAATTCAAAACAGGCTCAACTCAACGGTTTGGAGTTAGAAAACGCGGAGAAAAAATACCGTATGGATAAACGCCTGTTTAATGAAAAGGTGTATTCACAAGCCGAACTATTGGCCTCCGAGAATGAGTACCTGCGTCGTAAGCGCGAAGCGGAAGAGTATCAGAAGGTGCTGATTCAGAACAAGCTACAGTTAGCGGCCAAAGAAAAAGAGCAACTTGAACTGCAACAGCAGCAGACCCAGCAAATCCGTACCACGTCCGACAATATCCGACAGGCACTGCAAAATATCGAAAATCTGTTGCAGACATGGCAGCAAACCTACCTGCTAACGGCTCCGGCTGCGGGCAGATTACACTACCTGCAGACCCTTGAGGAGTTGCAGGCGATTCGGGCAGGTGACAGTTTGTTCGCTATCGTACCTCAGCACAGACCCATTGTCGGTATGGCATCGCTTTCGGCTGCCAATCGGGGTAAGTTGCAGGTAGGGCAGAAGGTGATTATTCGATTGACTGATTATCCATTTACGGAATATGGGGTGCTTCGCGGCAAGGTAGAAACCATCCACCAATCTTCAAGCCGTACCCGATGCCGAATTGCCATCACGCTGCCCAACCAACTCATCTCATCGTACCATAAGAAACTGGCTTATCGGTATGAAATGCCCGGTACCGCCGAAGTAATTACGGAAGACCTCTCACTGCTTCAGCGAGTTTTATTCGGCTTGCGTAAACTGATCGCTCCAGATCATTGA
- a CDS encoding peptidase domain-containing ABC transporter produces the protein MNQTQTLGGSVINQLTNILITFVAAKAVLDGQITLGMMLSVQFMLGQLNVPLNDLILFIQSGQDALLSLERISEVYNKPDEDQPDQLRELPTAKSICIENLSFRYGSSTSPLVLDDVSVQIPAGKVTALVGTSGSGKTTLLKLLLKFYEPSAGAVRVGNRNLKNLNSSFWRSCCGCVMQDGYLFADSIARNITESASDGLIDKGRLLDAVRLANLETFVDELPTGFNTRVGSSGMNVSGGQKQRLLIARAIYKDPDYLFFDEATSALDANNERTIQDNLDRFFEGRTVLIIAHRLSTVRNADNIVVLEKGRVVEQGTHEDLVNQQGAYFILVKNQLELSE, from the coding sequence TTGAACCAAACCCAAACGCTGGGCGGGTCGGTCATTAACCAGTTGACCAATATTCTTATCACGTTTGTTGCTGCCAAAGCCGTACTCGACGGGCAAATTACGCTCGGCATGATGCTGTCGGTACAGTTTATGCTGGGGCAGTTGAACGTGCCGCTCAACGATCTGATTCTGTTTATCCAGAGTGGTCAAGACGCGCTCCTGAGTCTGGAACGAATTTCGGAGGTTTACAACAAACCCGACGAAGACCAGCCCGACCAACTGCGGGAGTTGCCTACCGCCAAATCGATTTGTATCGAAAATCTGTCGTTTCGATACGGCAGCAGCACCTCGCCACTCGTACTCGACGACGTTTCGGTGCAGATTCCGGCAGGAAAAGTAACGGCTCTGGTTGGCACGAGCGGCAGCGGAAAAACCACGCTGCTTAAACTGCTGCTCAAGTTTTATGAACCCTCGGCAGGGGCTGTTCGGGTTGGCAATCGGAATCTGAAAAATCTGAATAGTTCATTCTGGCGGTCATGTTGCGGATGCGTGATGCAGGATGGGTATCTGTTTGCCGATAGTATTGCCCGAAACATTACCGAATCGGCTTCTGATGGGCTGATCGATAAAGGCCGTTTATTGGATGCCGTGCGTCTGGCTAATCTTGAAACGTTTGTCGATGAGTTACCCACTGGCTTCAACACGCGCGTAGGCAGTAGCGGTATGAACGTCAGTGGTGGGCAAAAGCAACGGTTGCTTATTGCCAGAGCGATTTACAAAGACCCCGATTATTTGTTTTTCGATGAAGCCACGAGCGCGCTGGATGCCAACAACGAGCGAACCATTCAGGATAATTTAGATCGGTTTTTCGAGGGTCGAACGGTATTGATTATTGCGCATCGGCTCAGCACGGTTCGTAATGCCGATAACATCGTTGTGCTGGAAAAAGGCCGCGTTGTTGAGCAGGGGACTCACGAAGACCTTGTTAATCAGCAGGGAGCCTATTTTATACTGGTAAAAAATCAGTTGGAACTGAGCGAATAA